A portion of the Sphingorhabdus pulchriflava genome contains these proteins:
- a CDS encoding aspartate aminotransferase family protein — translation MISDAVIDRIASREVAAFRKANLISLELGCQAAANWFQGVPFHWMLDWPSPVPLVAAGAKGAMLMTVDGRTLDDFCLGDTASMFGHSPAPLAEALAKQAGEGLSYMLPTEKGVELGGMLAAMFGLPRWQVTTTASEANRAVIRWCRGITGRNKILIFNGCYHGAVDDVFVDLRAHPSGWEATMRASLIGQVHDILPTTSVIEFNDIDALERELKRGDIACVLAEPVMTNVGMVRDAPGYLEALRRLCSETDTILVFDETHTISSGYGGHSNAYGPKPDMMVIGKSIGGGVPTAVYGFSEEIAERMAKLNASRPSGHSGIGTTLSANALAISAMHAMVGKVITHEAYRHMLALAQRLVKGIEGIIAAHQLPWHVVNVGARVEFVCAEKPSTNGSEARAAMHPRLEAAIHLYLANRGILLAPFHNMMLLSPATQEGQVDRLVHVLNDAVTEFLE, via the coding sequence ATGATTTCAGACGCTGTAATAGATCGGATCGCTTCGCGTGAGGTCGCAGCTTTTCGCAAAGCTAACCTCATTTCCCTTGAGTTAGGGTGTCAAGCGGCTGCGAACTGGTTTCAGGGTGTACCCTTCCACTGGATGCTCGATTGGCCGAGCCCGGTGCCGCTGGTGGCCGCTGGAGCCAAAGGCGCAATGCTGATGACAGTCGATGGCCGCACGCTTGATGATTTCTGCCTCGGCGATACCGCGAGCATGTTCGGCCATTCGCCCGCTCCGCTGGCCGAAGCACTGGCAAAGCAGGCGGGCGAGGGGCTCAGCTATATGCTGCCCACCGAAAAGGGTGTTGAGTTGGGTGGAATGCTGGCCGCGATGTTTGGCCTGCCGCGCTGGCAAGTGACAACGACCGCGAGCGAAGCCAATCGCGCGGTCATCCGCTGGTGCCGGGGGATAACGGGGCGCAATAAGATCCTGATTTTCAATGGCTGCTACCATGGCGCGGTCGACGATGTGTTCGTCGATCTGCGCGCCCATCCCTCTGGTTGGGAAGCCACAATGCGGGCGAGCCTGATCGGGCAGGTGCACGACATTTTGCCGACGACCAGCGTGATCGAATTCAATGATATCGACGCACTCGAACGCGAGTTGAAACGCGGCGATATCGCCTGTGTGTTGGCGGAGCCAGTGATGACCAATGTCGGCATGGTGCGCGATGCGCCGGGCTATTTGGAAGCGCTACGCCGTCTGTGCAGCGAGACCGATACAATCCTGGTGTTCGATGAGACCCATACAATCTCGTCTGGCTATGGCGGGCACAGCAATGCCTATGGACCAAAGCCCGACATGATGGTGATCGGCAAGTCGATCGGCGGTGGCGTACCGACAGCGGTTTATGGGTTCAGCGAAGAGATTGCCGAGCGGATGGCGAAATTGAACGCCAGCCGTCCATCGGGGCATAGCGGAATCGGCACCACGCTATCGGCCAATGCGCTCGCCATTTCGGCGATGCATGCGATGGTGGGCAAGGTGATCACGCATGAGGCCTATCGCCACATGCTGGCGCTCGCGCAGCGATTGGTGAAGGGTATCGAAGGCATCATTGCCGCACATCAGTTACCTTGGCACGTCGTCAATGTTGGTGCGCGCGTCGAATTTGTCTGCGCTGAAAAGCCGTCGACCAATGGCAGCGAGGCGCGCGCAGCAATGCATCCCAGGCTGGAGGCGGCAATTCACCTCTATCTCGCCAATCGCGGCATTTTGCTTGCGCCGTTCCACAATATGATGTTGCTGTCTCCGGCAACGCAGGAGGGGCAGGTTGACCGGTTGGTCCATGTGCTGAACGACGCGGTTACCGAATTTCTGGAGTAA